CCAAGTACCCTAACAACCATCACCGATTCGGTCACAGAGCTGACAAGAAGCATAAATCAAATTAACTTCAAGCAAATTGCGGATGATATACAAACACTGTTAGAGGTTGTGACAAAGTCAGTCGAGGATGCTGAGATTGCTAATGTGAGCCAGGGTCTCCAGAATACAATACTGGAGTTTAAAAAGGTCGCGGCGAATTTGGATTCTTTAACCGGTAGCGAGGAATTAAAACAAAGTCTAAAGGATCTTAATAAGTCATTGGAAGATATAAAGACTGGTTCTGAAGATTTGCCAGAGGTGGTATCTAAGTTAAATACCATCTTGAATAGATTTGATAGTTTGGTAGCAAGTCGTCAAGCAGAAATTACAACAATTCTTCAGAATATTTCTGTAATTTCGGAGGATCTTAGACGGTTCATGAATATAGCAAACAACTATCCGTCGTGGATTCTTTTTGGCAATCCTCCACCAAAGTTGAACGAGGCACCTAAATGATACTTAAGCACTACGGATATATTTGGCTCATTGTCT
The Thermodesulfobacteriota bacterium genome window above contains:
- a CDS encoding MlaD family protein, giving the protein MSRKPDFFKVGIFVIVGLVILFIGIMVFGGSKYFRKKIYFETYFDQSVQGLSVGAPVKVLGVDVGAVSEISFVRSVYKSDFRSAPYVMVRGFYYPETLGREIDTYREFEERVEKLVEKGFRLQLASQGVTGVAFLNGGFFEPDQYPRYKIDWKPEYFYIPSAPSTLTTITDSVTELTRSINQINFKQIADDIQTLLEVVTKSVEDAEIANVSQGLQNTILEFKKVAANLDSLTGSEELKQSLKDLNKSLEDIKTGSEDLPEVVSKLNTILNRFDSLVASRQAEITTILQNISVISEDLRRFMNIANNYPSWILFGNPPPKLNEAPK